From a single Okeanomitos corallinicola TIOX110 genomic region:
- the truA gene encoding tRNA pseudouridine(38-40) synthase TruA yields the protein MLESRQPTGTYRVALIIQYLGTNFHGWQRQKAQRTVQEEIETAIANVLGYHVTLHGAGRTDAGVHAAAQVAHFDATGFIPAHKWSTVLNSYLPPDILIRASAGVDDNWHARFSAVFRRYRYTIYTEALPNLFVNSFSWHYYYAPLDESVMQAALEPLLGKHHLAAFHRAGSARSHSWVEVQAAECHRSASFIHIEIQANGFLYGMVRLLMGMLVQVGSGQLSLEDFTDIWKEQRREKVKYAAPPQGLCLLRVGYPDFPFAQEIWYDTQPYLVFGH from the coding sequence ATGTTAGAAAGCCGCCAGCCGACAGGAACTTATCGAGTAGCCTTGATCATCCAGTATCTAGGTACTAATTTTCATGGCTGGCAACGGCAAAAAGCGCAGCGCACAGTCCAAGAAGAGATAGAAACAGCTATAGCTAATGTTCTCGGGTATCATGTGACACTTCACGGTGCTGGGCGAACCGATGCTGGAGTTCATGCAGCTGCTCAAGTAGCCCATTTTGATGCCACTGGTTTTATTCCCGCGCACAAATGGTCAACAGTTCTGAACAGTTATTTACCCCCGGATATATTAATCAGAGCTTCAGCAGGTGTAGATGATAACTGGCACGCTCGCTTTAGTGCAGTGTTTAGACGTTATCGCTATACAATTTACACAGAAGCTCTACCTAACTTGTTCGTGAACTCCTTTAGTTGGCATTATTATTATGCTCCCTTGGATGAATCTGTAATGCAAGCTGCCCTTGAACCTCTGCTGGGAAAACATCATTTAGCAGCTTTTCACCGTGCAGGATCAGCGCGATCACATTCCTGGGTAGAAGTACAAGCAGCAGAATGTCATCGTAGTGCTTCTTTTATCCATATTGAAATTCAGGCAAATGGATTTCTATATGGCATGGTGAGACTGCTAATGGGAATGTTAGTACAAGTAGGTTCTGGACAATTATCCTTAGAAGATTTCACCGACATCTGGAAAGAACAACGCCGGGAAAAAGTGAAATATGCTGCACCCCCACAAGGTTTATGCTTGTTAAGAGTCGGGTACCCAGATTTTCCCTTTGCTCAGGAAATTTGGTATGACACCCAACCATATTTAGTGTTTGGTCATTAG
- the rplQ gene encoding 50S ribosomal protein L17, which yields MRHRCKVKKLGKPADQRRALLRALTTELIRHGKITTTLIRAKVVRSEVDKMITLAKDGSLASRRQALGYIYDKSLVHALFEQAPTRYANRQGGYTRILHTIPRRGDNAEMAIIELV from the coding sequence ATGCGTCACCGTTGTAAAGTCAAAAAACTTGGAAAACCAGCCGACCAGCGCCGCGCTCTGTTGCGAGCGCTAACCACCGAATTAATCCGTCATGGTAAAATTACCACTACTTTAATCCGCGCTAAAGTAGTACGTAGCGAAGTAGATAAAATGATCACCCTAGCTAAAGATGGTTCTTTAGCATCACGTCGGCAGGCGTTGGGTTATATCTACGACAAAAGTCTAGTTCATGCTTTATTTGAGCAAGCACCAACCCGGTACGCAAACCGCCAAGGCGGTTATACTCGCATTTTGCACACCATCCCTCGTCGTGGTGACAACGCAGAAATGGCGATTATTGAGTTAGTTTAA
- a CDS encoding DNA-directed RNA polymerase subunit alpha gives MAQFQIECVESNTEESRSHYSKFVLEPLERGQGTTVGNALRRVLLSNLEGTSVTAVRIAGVSHEFATVPGVREDVLEILMRMKEVILKSYSSQPQIGRLLVNGPATVTSAHFDLPSEVEIIDPTQYIATLAEGGKLEMEFRIERGKGYRTVERGREEATSLDFLQIDSIFMPIRKVNYSVEEARGDGTLKDRLLLEVWTNGSLSPQEALSSAAGILVDLFNPLKDISLEPTDIGSDIPDDPTAQIPIEELQLSVRAYNCLKRAQVNSVADLLDFTQEDLLEIKNFGQKSAEEVVEALQRRLGITLPQERGSKPS, from the coding sequence GTGGCGCAGTTTCAAATTGAATGTGTAGAATCTAATACTGAAGAAAGTCGGAGCCATTACAGTAAATTTGTTCTCGAACCCTTAGAACGTGGTCAAGGAACAACAGTAGGTAATGCGTTACGCCGGGTTTTACTTTCCAATTTAGAGGGGACATCTGTAACAGCTGTGCGAATAGCTGGTGTTTCCCATGAGTTTGCCACAGTTCCTGGTGTACGGGAAGATGTGTTAGAAATCCTCATGCGGATGAAGGAAGTGATCCTCAAAAGCTATTCCTCTCAACCCCAAATTGGTAGATTACTCGTCAACGGGCCTGCAACAGTTACATCGGCACATTTTGACTTGCCCAGTGAAGTAGAGATTATTGATCCTACTCAGTACATAGCCACCTTAGCTGAAGGTGGCAAACTGGAAATGGAATTTAGGATTGAGAGAGGTAAAGGATACCGGACTGTAGAACGCGGAAGGGAAGAAGCAACGTCTTTAGACTTTTTGCAGATTGATTCGATATTTATGCCGATCCGCAAAGTCAACTACAGCGTTGAAGAAGCTCGTGGAGATGGAACACTCAAAGATAGACTACTGTTAGAAGTTTGGACTAATGGTAGTCTTTCCCCTCAAGAAGCACTGTCTTCAGCTGCGGGAATTTTGGTGGATTTATTCAACCCGTTGAAAGATATCTCTTTAGAACCAACAGATATAGGTTCAGATATCCCCGACGATCCTACTGCTCAAATTCCTATTGAAGAATTACAACTTTCTGTTCGAGCTTATAACTGTCTCAAACGAGCGCAGGTAAACTCCGTAGCAGATTTGTTGGATTTCACCCAAGAAGACCTCTTAGAAATTAAGAACTTTGGTCAAAAGTCAGCGGAAGAAGTAGTGGAAGCTTTACAGCGACGTTTAGGCATTACTTTACCGCAAGAAAGGGGTTCTAAACCCAGCTAA
- the rpsK gene encoding 30S ribosomal protein S11: protein MARQPTKKSGSKKQKKNVPNGMAYIQSTFNNSIVTITDQNGDVISWASAGSSGFKGAKKGTPFAAQTAAESAGRRAIDQGMRQIEVMVSGPGAGRETAIRALQGAGLEITLIRDITPIPHNGCRPPKRRRV from the coding sequence ATGGCAAGACAACCAACAAAAAAATCCGGGAGCAAAAAGCAGAAAAAGAATGTACCCAACGGCATGGCTTACATTCAGTCTACTTTCAACAATAGCATTGTCACCATTACTGACCAAAACGGAGATGTAATTTCTTGGGCAAGTGCTGGTTCTAGTGGATTTAAGGGTGCAAAAAAAGGCACACCCTTTGCAGCACAAACCGCTGCTGAAAGTGCAGGTCGTCGAGCTATTGACCAAGGAATGCGTCAAATTGAAGTAATGGTCAGCGGACCTGGAGCCGGACGGGAAACTGCTATCCGGGCCCTACAGGGAGCAGGATTGGAAATTACCTTAATCCGTGATATTACCCCAATTCCTCACAATGGCTGTCGTCCACCTAAACGCCGTCGAGTTTAA
- the rpsM gene encoding 30S ribosomal protein S13 — translation MARISGVDLPRDKRIEYGLTYIYGIGLTRSHQILAATGVNPDTRVKDLSDADVAALRGEIENYQVEGDLRRLEAMNIKRLVDIGCYRGRRHRMGLPVRGQRTRTNARTRRGRRQTVAGKKKAPGK, via the coding sequence GTGGCAAGGATTTCCGGCGTAGACCTTCCCCGCGATAAACGCATTGAGTATGGTCTAACTTACATTTACGGAATTGGGTTAACAAGGTCGCACCAAATTCTAGCGGCTACTGGTGTAAACCCAGACACTCGCGTTAAAGACTTAAGCGATGCTGATGTAGCAGCCCTAAGAGGCGAAATAGAAAATTACCAAGTTGAAGGTGATTTGCGTCGCTTAGAGGCCATGAACATCAAACGCTTAGTTGACATTGGCTGTTATCGTGGTCGTCGTCATCGGATGGGATTACCCGTAAGAGGACAAAGAACTCGCACCAACGCCAGAACTAGACGTGGCAGAAGACAGACAGTGGCTGGTAAGAAGAAAGCCCCTGGCAAATAA
- the rpmJ gene encoding 50S ribosomal protein L36, translated as MKVRASVKKICDKCSVIKRRGRVMVICENPKHKQRQG; from the coding sequence ATGAAAGTCAGAGCCTCAGTCAAAAAAATCTGTGACAAGTGTAGCGTGATCAAACGCCGTGGTCGCGTCATGGTGATTTGTGAAAACCCCAAGCACAAACAACGTCAGGGATAA
- the infA gene encoding translation initiation factor IF-1, producing MSKQDLIEMEGTVTESLPNAMFRVDLDNGFNVLAHISGKIRRNYIKILPGDRVKVELTPYDLTKGRITYRLRKK from the coding sequence TTGTCTAAGCAAGATTTAATTGAAATGGAAGGGACAGTCACAGAATCGTTGCCCAATGCAATGTTTCGTGTTGACTTAGATAATGGCTTTAATGTTTTAGCACATATTTCTGGTAAGATTCGCCGTAATTACATCAAGATATTACCTGGCGATCGCGTCAAAGTAGAACTAACACCCTACGACTTGACGAAAGGTAGAATCACCTACCGACTACGGAAGAAGTAA
- a CDS encoding adenylate kinase: MTRLIFLGPPGAGKGTQSKVLADFLNIPHISTGDILRQAITDQTPLGIKAQGYMDRGELVPDQLVEDLVKERLGQPDTKNGWILDGFPRKVTQATFLEELLAKMGQGGEKAVNLDAKDEVVISRLLGRGRKDDSEEVIRRRLEVYRDETAPLIDYYGDRRKLVTINGDQSPEEVTTELKNIIAA; encoded by the coding sequence GTGACGCGATTAATCTTCTTGGGACCACCAGGTGCTGGTAAAGGAACTCAGTCCAAAGTTTTGGCTGATTTTTTGAATATTCCTCATATTTCTACTGGTGATATTTTACGGCAAGCAATTACTGACCAAACTCCTTTGGGGATAAAAGCACAGGGTTACATGGATCGAGGTGAGTTAGTTCCAGATCAACTTGTGGAAGATTTGGTCAAAGAACGCCTTGGACAACCAGATACTAAAAATGGTTGGATTCTAGATGGATTTCCCCGTAAAGTGACCCAAGCAACTTTTTTAGAGGAATTACTAGCAAAAATGGGTCAAGGTGGTGAAAAAGCCGTCAATTTGGATGCCAAAGATGAAGTTGTCATTTCTCGTTTACTGGGACGAGGACGGAAAGACGACAGTGAAGAAGTTATTCGTCGTCGTTTAGAAGTATACCGTGACGAAACTGCACCCCTGATTGACTACTATGGCGATCGCCGAAAACTGGTGACTATAAATGGTGATCAGTCCCCAGAAGAAGTCACTACTGAATTAAAAAACATCATAGCTGCTTGA
- the secY gene encoding preprotein translocase subunit SecY, translating into MISRDKAPTAQETFMQMAQAAGLRGRLLVTVGILILVRLGIFLPVPGINRAEFAKAISSNNSIFGLLDIFSGRGLSTLGVFALGILPFINASIIIQLLTAAIPSLENLQKNEGEAGRRKISQITRYVTVGWAIVQSVAFSALFLQQFALNPGPLFVAETAIALTAGSMFVMWASELITERGIGNGASLLIFLNIVASLPKSLGDTIDLVQVGGREIVGRVIVLVLVFLVTIIGIVFVQEGTRRIPIISARRQVGRRVLAEQRSFLPLRLNQGGVMPIIFAAAILSLPLLIANFTKNSDLANIVNTYLSPGGSGAWVYALVYMVSIIFFSYFYSSLILNPVDVAQNLKKMGSSIPGIRPGKATSEYIERVTNRLTFLGALFLGLVAIIPTAVESTLNVPTFRGLGATSLLILVGVAIDTAKQIQTYVISQRYEGMVKQ; encoded by the coding sequence ATGATCAGTCGAGACAAAGCCCCAACGGCTCAAGAAACTTTTATGCAGATGGCACAGGCAGCCGGACTCAGAGGTAGGCTGCTTGTAACAGTCGGTATTTTAATTTTGGTTCGCCTGGGCATCTTTTTACCAGTACCAGGAATTAATAGAGCGGAATTTGCAAAAGCTATATCCAGTAATAATTCCATTTTTGGTTTGTTGGATATCTTTTCAGGAAGAGGACTTTCTACTCTGGGCGTATTTGCTTTAGGTATTTTGCCTTTTATCAATGCGTCTATTATTATCCAATTGTTGACTGCGGCCATACCATCTTTAGAAAACTTACAAAAAAATGAAGGTGAAGCAGGTCGTCGTAAAATATCCCAAATTACCCGTTATGTAACTGTTGGTTGGGCAATTGTTCAAAGCGTGGCTTTTTCAGCACTGTTCTTACAACAATTTGCCTTAAATCCCGGTCCTTTGTTTGTAGCCGAGACAGCAATTGCTCTCACTGCCGGTTCTATGTTCGTGATGTGGGCATCGGAACTAATTACTGAACGGGGTATTGGTAACGGCGCATCTTTGTTGATTTTTCTGAATATTGTTGCTTCTTTACCTAAATCTTTAGGCGATACCATTGACCTGGTACAAGTCGGAGGCAGGGAAATAGTTGGCCGTGTCATAGTCCTGGTTTTAGTTTTCTTGGTTACTATTATCGGTATTGTCTTTGTACAGGAAGGAACTCGCCGCATTCCCATTATTTCCGCTCGTCGTCAAGTAGGTCGTCGGGTACTGGCTGAACAGCGTAGCTTTTTGCCCCTACGTCTCAACCAGGGTGGAGTAATGCCAATTATTTTCGCTGCTGCTATCCTCAGTTTGCCACTGCTGATTGCTAACTTTACTAAAAACTCTGATTTAGCAAACATAGTTAACACTTATCTCAGTCCCGGTGGTTCTGGAGCTTGGGTGTATGCTTTGGTTTACATGGTTTCCATTATTTTCTTCAGTTATTTCTATTCTTCCTTGATCTTGAATCCGGTAGATGTAGCGCAAAACTTGAAGAAAATGGGTTCTAGTATCCCCGGTATTCGTCCTGGAAAAGCTACCAGTGAGTATATAGAGCGTGTTACTAACAGGCTTACTTTCTTAGGTGCGCTCTTCTTGGGCTTAGTGGCAATTATACCCACCGCTGTAGAAAGCACTCTGAATGTACCAACTTTTAGGGGTTTGGGTGCTACTTCTTTACTAATTTTAGTAGGTGTAGCAATTGATACAGCAAAACAAATTCAGACTTACGTTATTTCTCAACGCTATGAAGGGATGGTGAAACAATAG
- the rplO gene encoding 50S ribosomal protein L15, which translates to MRLNDVKPQKGSKKRRRRVGRGISAGQGASAGLGMRGQKSRSGSSTRPGFEGGQQPLYRRIPKLKGFPVVNRKVYTTINVEKLASLAPNSEVTLASLKEAGILTAVKGPLKILGNGELSIALNVKAAAFTGQARSKIEAAGGSCQVLD; encoded by the coding sequence ATGAGACTCAATGATGTTAAGCCTCAAAAAGGCTCTAAAAAACGCCGTCGCCGTGTAGGTAGAGGTATTTCCGCTGGACAAGGTGCTAGTGCTGGTTTAGGTATGCGGGGTCAAAAATCTCGCTCCGGTAGTAGCACCAGACCTGGGTTTGAAGGTGGTCAACAGCCCTTGTATCGTCGTATTCCTAAACTCAAAGGTTTCCCTGTCGTTAATCGTAAAGTTTACACTACGATAAATGTAGAGAAACTGGCCTCTCTTGCCCCTAATTCAGAAGTAACCTTAGCGTCTTTAAAAGAGGCTGGTATTCTTACAGCTGTTAAGGGTCCTTTGAAGATCCTGGGGAATGGAGAATTGAGCATTGCTCTGAATGTGAAAGCTGCTGCTTTTACAGGTCAAGCTCGCAGCAAAATTGAGGCAGCTGGCGGGAGTTGTCAAGTCTTAGACTGA
- the rpsE gene encoding 30S ribosomal protein S5 has translation MATGRRKTNKAKKEETNWQERVIQIRRVSKVVKGGKKLSFRAIVVIGNERGQVGVGVGKASDVIGAVKKGVADGKKHLIDIPITKSNSIPHPIDGIGGGAKVIMRPAAPGTGVIAGGAVRTVLELAGVRNVLAKQLGSNNPLNNARAAVNALSTLRTLSEVAEDRGIAVESLYF, from the coding sequence ATGGCAACGGGTCGTCGTAAAACAAACAAAGCAAAAAAAGAAGAAACCAACTGGCAAGAACGGGTAATTCAAATCCGCCGTGTTAGTAAAGTGGTAAAAGGTGGTAAAAAACTTAGTTTCCGCGCCATTGTTGTCATTGGTAACGAACGTGGCCAAGTTGGTGTGGGAGTAGGTAAAGCTTCCGATGTAATTGGTGCTGTGAAAAAGGGAGTTGCAGATGGTAAAAAGCATCTGATTGACATTCCTATCACCAAATCTAATTCTATTCCTCATCCCATTGATGGTATTGGTGGAGGAGCAAAGGTAATTATGCGCCCAGCAGCCCCAGGTACAGGGGTAATTGCCGGTGGTGCAGTGCGAACTGTACTAGAGTTAGCTGGAGTACGTAACGTTCTGGCTAAACAATTAGGCTCTAACAACCCTCTTAATAATGCCAGAGCTGCTGTGAATGCTCTATCTACACTGCGAACATTATCTGAAGTCGCTGAAGACCGGGGCATTGCTGTCGAAAGTCTCTATTTCTAA
- the rplR gene encoding 50S ribosomal protein L18: protein MKLTRRESKQRRHRRVRGKISGSPDRPRLSIFRSNEHIYAQVIDDTQHQTLVSASTVEPDLKASLSSGSNCDASAQVGKLIAVRLLEKGINKVVFDRGGNLYHGRVKALAEAAREAGLDF from the coding sequence ATGAAACTTACTCGAAGAGAATCAAAACAACGTCGTCATCGGCGTGTACGTGGAAAAATCAGCGGTTCGCCAGACAGACCACGCCTATCTATATTCCGATCTAACGAGCATATTTATGCTCAGGTAATTGATGATACACAGCATCAAACTCTTGTATCAGCATCTACTGTAGAACCGGATTTGAAAGCAAGTCTATCCTCTGGCTCTAACTGTGATGCTTCCGCCCAAGTTGGTAAATTGATAGCAGTGCGTCTATTAGAAAAAGGCATCAACAAAGTCGTTTTTGACCGTGGTGGCAACCTTTATCATGGACGTGTTAAAGCACTAGCTGAAGCTGCGCGTGAAGCTGGTTTAGATTTCTAA